One segment of Mycolicibacterium baixiangningiae DNA contains the following:
- a CDS encoding iron reductase — translation MTVLIEDPLIAGMAIKRTLPLHESCRRLRELYPECPRVYGVAVMGDLSRRRWWPLTEALTGDRLEAMFDQALAESANRTAVAQQLAATLAHVVLGRVIPLLVLERRAWDTGLENLWVHVDSEGAIDWVGVVDPTLRALPDDPCFDARPRLRLGAPQGIVALPSEAALATWVAHRSHRTLAPLFGKLAAVSGGAMSVAAMWHLVGGAVVGAATRVPLLAGSSEWTSMRRGQAVLDALVGFGLPVRGGVRAGGKVLLN, via the coding sequence GTGACGGTACTGATCGAGGATCCGCTGATCGCAGGTATGGCCATCAAGCGGACGCTGCCGCTGCACGAATCGTGCCGACGGCTGCGCGAGCTCTACCCCGAGTGCCCGCGGGTGTACGGGGTGGCGGTCATGGGTGACCTGTCCCGGCGGCGGTGGTGGCCGCTGACCGAGGCGCTCACCGGCGACCGGCTCGAGGCGATGTTCGACCAGGCCCTGGCCGAATCCGCCAACCGGACCGCGGTCGCTCAGCAGCTCGCGGCCACGCTGGCCCATGTGGTTCTCGGCCGCGTGATCCCCCTGCTGGTACTCGAACGGCGAGCCTGGGACACCGGGCTCGAGAACCTGTGGGTGCACGTCGACTCCGAGGGCGCCATCGACTGGGTGGGCGTCGTCGACCCCACCCTTCGCGCGCTGCCGGACGACCCGTGCTTCGACGCTCGGCCCCGGCTGCGGCTCGGCGCACCGCAGGGGATCGTCGCGCTACCCAGTGAGGCGGCGCTGGCGACATGGGTCGCCCACCGCAGCCATCGGACGCTCGCACCGCTGTTCGGCAAGCTGGCCGCCGTCAGCGGGGGCGCGATGTCCGTGGCCGCGATGTGGCACCTCGTGGGCGGAGCGGTCGTCGGGGCGGCCACCCGGGTGCCGCTGCTGGCGGGTTCGAGCGAGTGGACCAGCATGCGCCGCGGTCAAGCCGTGCTCGACGCGCTCGTCGGTTTCGGCCTGCCGGTGCGCGGCGGGGTCCGGGCCGGAGGGAAGGTCTTGCTTAATTAG
- a CDS encoding PaaI family thioesterase, translating to MTTQTPDSLGEGYDKELGLTYLEVTPDGGRAQLTIHDKLLQPWGIVHGGVYCAIVESLASVSGHVWLTANGGGTVVGVNNNTDFLRAISSGTVTAVSTPIHRGRRQQLWLITITDENDKLVARGQVRLQNMPDA from the coding sequence GTGACGACTCAGACGCCCGACAGTCTCGGCGAGGGCTACGACAAGGAACTCGGCCTCACCTATCTCGAGGTCACCCCCGACGGCGGCCGCGCACAGCTGACGATCCACGACAAGCTCCTGCAGCCGTGGGGGATCGTGCACGGCGGCGTCTACTGCGCGATCGTCGAAAGCCTGGCCAGCGTCTCCGGTCACGTCTGGCTCACCGCCAACGGTGGCGGCACCGTGGTGGGGGTCAACAACAACACCGACTTCCTGCGCGCCATCTCCTCGGGCACCGTCACAGCGGTGTCCACCCCGATCCACCGGGGGCGTCGCCAGCAGTTGTGGCTGATCACCATCACCGACGAGAACGACAAGCTGGTGGCACGCGGCCAGGTGCGGCTGCAGAACATGCCGGACGCCTAG
- a CDS encoding urease subunit gamma, translated as MRLTPHEQDRLLISYAADLARRRRARGLRLNHPEAVAVLTDHLLEGARDGRTVAELMVSGRDVLGRDDVMEGVPEMLPDVQVEATFPDGTKLVTVHHPIS; from the coding sequence ATGCGTTTGACCCCGCATGAGCAGGATCGCCTGCTCATCTCATACGCCGCCGACCTGGCGCGGCGCCGCCGTGCCCGTGGACTGCGTCTGAACCACCCCGAAGCCGTCGCCGTACTCACCGACCACCTGCTCGAAGGGGCGCGGGACGGTCGCACGGTGGCGGAGTTGATGGTCAGCGGACGCGACGTCCTCGGCCGCGACGACGTCATGGAGGGAGTGCCCGAAATGCTGCCCGACGTCCAGGTGGAAGCCACCTTCCCGGACGGGACGAAACTCGTCACCGTCCACCACCCGATCTCGTGA
- a CDS encoding urease subunit beta — MVPGEFLFGEGDIEINAGASRVEMDVMNTADRPVQVGSHVHLPQANAALDFDRAAAHGHRLDVPAGTAVRFEPGVGQRVRLVPLRGSREVYGLSLKPPGRLDAS; from the coding sequence ATGGTGCCGGGGGAGTTCCTCTTCGGCGAAGGCGACATCGAGATCAACGCCGGCGCTTCGCGTGTGGAGATGGATGTGATGAACACCGCTGACCGGCCGGTGCAAGTCGGCAGCCACGTTCATCTGCCGCAGGCCAACGCCGCCCTCGACTTCGACCGCGCCGCCGCCCACGGCCACCGACTCGACGTCCCGGCCGGCACCGCCGTGCGCTTCGAACCCGGTGTCGGCCAGCGGGTTCGGCTGGTGCCACTGCGAGGCAGCCGCGAGGTGTACGGCCTGTCACTGAAGCCGCCGGGCCGATTGGATGCGTCATGA
- a CDS encoding urease subunit alpha, whose translation MTSLSRERYAALFGPTTGDRIRLADTDLFVEITEDRSGGPGLAGDEAVFGGGKVLRESMGQGRATRAEGAPDTVITGVVIIDHWGIIKADIGIRDGRIVAIGKAGNPDIMDGVHPDLVVGPSTEIVAGNGRIVTAGGIDCHVHLICPQIMEEALGGGITTIIAGGTGPAEGSKATTVTPGAWHLARMLEALDSWPMNVALLGKGNTVNADSMWEQLRGGASGFKLHEDWGSTPAAIDACLTVADAAGVQVALHSDTLNEAGFVENTVGAIKGRSIHAYHTEGAGGGHAPDIITVAAEPYVLPSSTNPTRPHTVNTLDEHLDMLMVCHHLNPSVPEDLAFAESRIRPSTIAAEDLLHDMGAISMIGSDSQAMGRIGEVVLRTWQTAHVMKRRRGALDGDRSGTRGADNMRARRYVAKYTICPAIAHGLDHEVGSVEVGKLADLVLWEPAFFGVRPHAVLKGGMIAWAAMGDANASIPTPQPVLPRPMFGAAPAAAAATSLHFVAPQAIEDGLADRIDVRRRLVAVKDVRSVGKADMPLNDALPRIEVDPDTFTVRIDGDVWQEQPATELPMAQRYFLF comes from the coding sequence ATGACGTCGTTGTCGCGGGAGCGCTATGCCGCGTTGTTCGGGCCCACCACCGGTGACCGGATCCGGTTGGCCGACACCGATCTGTTCGTCGAGATCACCGAAGACCGCAGCGGCGGGCCGGGTCTCGCGGGCGACGAAGCGGTGTTCGGCGGCGGCAAGGTGCTGCGCGAGTCCATGGGACAGGGACGTGCCACCCGCGCAGAAGGCGCCCCGGACACCGTCATCACCGGTGTGGTCATCATCGACCACTGGGGAATCATCAAGGCCGACATCGGGATCCGTGATGGCCGGATCGTGGCGATCGGCAAGGCCGGCAACCCCGACATCATGGACGGTGTACACCCCGACCTGGTGGTCGGGCCGTCCACCGAGATCGTCGCCGGCAACGGCCGCATCGTCACCGCGGGCGGTATCGACTGCCACGTGCACCTGATCTGCCCGCAGATCATGGAAGAGGCGCTCGGCGGCGGGATCACCACGATCATCGCCGGCGGCACCGGACCGGCGGAGGGCAGCAAGGCAACCACCGTCACCCCCGGCGCCTGGCACCTGGCCCGCATGCTCGAAGCGCTCGACTCGTGGCCGATGAACGTCGCGCTGCTCGGCAAGGGCAACACCGTCAACGCGGACTCGATGTGGGAGCAGTTGCGCGGCGGCGCATCCGGTTTCAAGCTGCACGAGGACTGGGGTTCGACCCCGGCGGCTATCGACGCGTGTCTCACCGTGGCCGACGCCGCGGGTGTCCAGGTGGCGTTGCACTCCGACACCCTCAACGAGGCCGGGTTCGTGGAGAACACCGTCGGCGCGATCAAGGGCCGCTCGATCCACGCCTATCACACCGAGGGGGCTGGCGGCGGGCACGCACCCGACATCATCACCGTCGCCGCCGAACCCTACGTGCTGCCCAGTTCCACGAATCCGACCCGCCCGCACACCGTCAACACCCTCGACGAACACCTCGACATGCTCATGGTGTGCCATCACCTGAACCCCAGCGTGCCCGAGGATCTCGCGTTCGCGGAGAGCCGTATCCGGCCCTCGACGATCGCGGCCGAGGATCTGTTGCACGACATGGGGGCCATCTCGATGATCGGCAGCGATTCGCAGGCGATGGGCCGCATCGGGGAGGTCGTGCTGCGCACGTGGCAGACCGCGCACGTGATGAAGCGCCGCCGCGGCGCGCTGGACGGTGACCGCTCGGGAACAAGGGGGGCCGACAACATGCGGGCCCGCCGCTACGTCGCCAAGTACACGATCTGCCCGGCCATCGCGCACGGACTCGACCACGAGGTCGGTTCGGTCGAAGTCGGCAAACTCGCCGACCTGGTGCTGTGGGAGCCCGCGTTCTTCGGCGTCCGACCGCACGCGGTGCTCAAGGGCGGCATGATCGCCTGGGCCGCGATGGGGGACGCCAACGCGTCGATCCCGACACCGCAGCCCGTGTTGCCGCGCCCGATGTTCGGCGCGGCGCCGGCGGCGGCGGCCGCGACGTCGCTGCACTTCGTGGCGCCGCAGGCCATCGAGGACGGGTTGGCCGACCGGATCGACGTGCGCCGCAGGCTCGTCGCCGTCAAGGATGTGCGGAGCGTGGGGAAGGCGGATATGCCGCTCAACGACGCGCTGCCCCGCATCGAGGTGGACCCGGACACCTTCACGGTGCGCATCGACGGCGACGTGTGGCAGGAACAGCCCGCCACCGAACTGCCGATGGCGCAACGGTATTTTCTGTTCTAG
- a CDS encoding urease accessory protein UreF: MTPLTTLLTLADSRLPTGGHVHSGGVEEAITSGLVTDLETLRAYLVRRVRTQGLVAASLAAAVHAGTLTAAAADRETDARTPAPAARAASRAQGRGLARLARRVWPDRDWTALGRAPHLPVASGAVGAAAGLTPEQTALSVVYTTMTGSATAAQRLLALDPGDVAALTFALGPLCDDVSAAAAKEPADLSDPLLDVLAERHSDRERPLFAS, translated from the coding sequence ATGACACCGCTCACCACCCTGCTCACCCTGGCCGACTCCCGGCTGCCGACCGGCGGCCACGTCCACTCCGGTGGCGTCGAGGAGGCCATCACCAGTGGACTCGTCACCGACCTCGAGACGCTGCGCGCCTACCTGGTGCGGCGGGTGCGCACCCAGGGTCTGGTCGCGGCGTCACTGGCCGCCGCCGTACACGCCGGCACTCTGACCGCCGCGGCGGCCGACCGCGAAACCGACGCGCGCACACCGGCCCCGGCGGCGCGGGCGGCGTCCCGGGCGCAGGGCAGGGGACTGGCACGTCTGGCCCGGCGCGTCTGGCCGGACCGCGACTGGACCGCCCTGGGCCGCGCCCCCCATCTGCCTGTCGCATCGGGTGCGGTGGGCGCGGCGGCCGGCCTCACCCCCGAGCAGACCGCGCTGTCGGTCGTCTACACCACCATGACGGGCTCGGCCACCGCCGCCCAGCGACTGCTCGCGCTCGACCCCGGTGACGTCGCCGCGCTGACCTTCGCGCTGGGCCCGCTGTGCGACGATGTCTCGGCCGCCGCCGCCAAAGAACCCGCCGACCTGTCCGATCCGCTGCTCGACGTGCTGGCCGAACGACACAGCGACCGCGAGCGGCCACTCTTCGCTTCCTGA
- the ureG gene encoding urease accessory protein UreG, with product MPPHFIDGQPHGHTDRPKRARTPGEPLRIGVGGPVGSGKTALVAALCRQLREELSLAVLTNDIYTTEDADFLRRHAVLPDDRIAAVQTGGCPHTAIRDDITANLDAIDDLMAGHDHLDLILVESGGDNLTATFSSGLIDVQIFVVDVAGGDKVPRKGGPGVTFSDLLVINKTDLAPMVGADLDVMRRDSAKVRGERPFVLISLTADPTAGPVLDWVRAQLRVPVQG from the coding sequence ATGCCACCACATTTCATCGACGGTCAGCCCCACGGCCACACCGACCGCCCTAAGCGGGCGCGAACGCCGGGGGAGCCGCTGCGCATCGGCGTCGGCGGACCCGTCGGCTCCGGTAAGACCGCGCTGGTGGCCGCGCTGTGCCGGCAACTGCGCGAGGAACTTTCGTTGGCGGTGCTGACCAACGACATCTACACCACCGAGGACGCCGACTTCCTGCGCCGCCACGCCGTGCTGCCCGACGACCGGATCGCCGCCGTGCAGACCGGCGGGTGCCCGCACACCGCGATCCGCGACGACATCACCGCGAACCTCGATGCGATCGACGACCTGATGGCCGGGCACGACCACCTCGACCTGATCCTCGTCGAGTCGGGCGGTGACAACCTCACCGCGACGTTCTCCTCCGGGCTCATCGACGTGCAGATCTTCGTCGTGGACGTCGCGGGCGGGGACAAGGTGCCCCGCAAAGGTGGTCCGGGCGTGACCTTCTCGGATCTGCTGGTGATCAACAAGACGGATCTGGCGCCGATGGTCGGCGCCGATCTGGACGTGATGCGGCGCGACTCGGCCAAGGTGCGCGGTGAACGGCCCTTCGTGCTGATCTCGCTGACCGCCGATCCGACGGCCGGACCGGTACTCGACTGGGTGCGCGCACAACTGCGGGTGCCGGTGCAGGGCTAG
- a CDS encoding urease accessory protein UreD — MRSDVLIVARPGRAPRIEHVGGIAVRRTGADTVHLVSAAATPLGGDVISVRVVVEPGARLMVRSAAATVTLPGAATRESRTCWDIESAGELDIDPQPTVVAGASRHLTETRIRLTGGGGIRLRERVQIGRSNEREGFWSGALHADVDGAALLRHRVELGTGSVTDDALGRPLACVSELRYPDTAFDADGTVLTLAAGGCLATWQGERLTN; from the coding sequence GTGCGCTCCGACGTCCTCATCGTCGCGCGCCCGGGGCGAGCGCCCCGCATCGAACACGTCGGCGGAATCGCCGTGCGCCGCACCGGAGCCGACACCGTGCACCTGGTGTCGGCCGCGGCCACGCCGCTGGGTGGGGACGTCATCAGTGTGCGCGTGGTGGTGGAGCCGGGCGCCCGCCTCATGGTGCGCAGCGCCGCGGCGACCGTGACGCTGCCCGGTGCGGCGACGCGGGAGTCGCGCACATGCTGGGACATCGAATCCGCCGGGGAGCTCGACATCGACCCTCAGCCGACCGTGGTCGCCGGCGCCTCGCGGCATCTGACCGAGACCCGCATACGGCTCACCGGCGGGGGCGGTATCCGGCTGCGGGAACGGGTGCAGATCGGCAGATCAAACGAGCGCGAAGGGTTCTGGTCCGGCGCCCTGCACGCCGACGTCGACGGCGCGGCCCTGCTGCGCCACCGCGTCGAACTCGGCACTGGATCGGTGACCGACGACGCACTCGGCCGGCCACTGGCGTGCGTCAGCGAATTACGTTATCCGGACACAGCTTTCGACGCGGACGGCACGGTTCTCACGCTGGCCGCCGGCGGTTGTCTGGCGACCTGGCAGGGCGAGCGGCTGACTAACTAG
- a CDS encoding NAD(P)/FAD-dependent oxidoreductase: MSHPGATPTDRHKVVIIGSGFGGLNAAKTLKRADVDIKLIARTTHHLFQPLLYQVATGIISEGEIAPPTRVVMRKQKNVQVLLGDVTHIDLQNKLVHSELLGHDYATPYDSLVIAAGAGQSYFGNDHFAEWAPGMKSIDDALELRARILGAFEQAERSSDPKRREKLLTFVVVGAGPTGVEMAGQIAELADYTLKGTFRHIDPTSARVILLDAAPAVLPPMGEKLGKKAAARLEKMGVEIQLNAMVTDVDRNGITVKDPDGTMRRIESACKVWSAGVSASPLGRDLAQQSEVEVDRAGRVKVLPDLSIPGHPNVFVVGDMAAVDGVPGMAQGAIQGGRYAAKLIKNEVKGANPAFRQPFEYFDKGSMATVSRFSAVAKVGRLEFGGFIAWLAWLALHLVYLVGFKTKIVTLISWTVTFLSTKRGQLTITEQQAYARTRIEELEEIAAAVTETEREREQAAS, translated from the coding sequence ATGAGCCATCCCGGAGCCACTCCAACGGATCGGCACAAAGTCGTCATCATCGGGTCGGGGTTCGGTGGCCTGAACGCCGCCAAGACCCTCAAGCGTGCCGATGTCGACATCAAGCTGATCGCCCGCACCACCCACCACCTGTTCCAGCCGCTGCTGTACCAGGTGGCGACGGGCATCATCTCCGAGGGTGAGATCGCGCCCCCGACCCGTGTGGTGATGCGCAAGCAGAAGAACGTCCAGGTTCTACTCGGCGACGTCACACACATCGACCTGCAGAACAAGCTCGTGCACTCCGAACTGCTGGGCCACGATTACGCGACGCCATACGACAGCCTGGTCATCGCCGCAGGCGCGGGCCAGTCGTATTTCGGCAACGACCACTTCGCCGAGTGGGCGCCCGGTATGAAGTCGATCGACGACGCGCTGGAACTGCGCGCCCGCATCCTCGGCGCCTTCGAGCAGGCGGAACGGTCCAGCGACCCGAAGCGCCGCGAGAAGCTGCTGACCTTCGTCGTCGTCGGCGCCGGCCCCACGGGTGTGGAGATGGCCGGGCAGATCGCCGAGCTCGCCGACTACACGCTGAAGGGCACGTTCCGGCACATCGACCCCACCAGCGCCCGGGTGATCCTGCTCGACGCGGCTCCTGCGGTGCTACCCCCGATGGGCGAGAAGCTGGGTAAGAAGGCTGCGGCGCGCCTGGAGAAGATGGGCGTCGAAATCCAGCTCAACGCGATGGTCACCGACGTCGACCGCAACGGCATCACCGTCAAGGACCCCGACGGCACGATGCGGCGCATCGAATCGGCGTGCAAGGTGTGGTCGGCCGGTGTGTCGGCCAGCCCGCTCGGGCGCGACCTCGCCCAGCAGTCCGAGGTCGAGGTCGACCGCGCCGGCCGCGTCAAGGTGCTGCCGGACCTGTCGATCCCGGGCCACCCGAATGTGTTCGTCGTCGGTGACATGGCCGCGGTCGACGGGGTGCCGGGGATGGCGCAGGGCGCGATCCAGGGCGGCCGCTACGCCGCGAAGCTGATCAAGAACGAGGTGAAGGGCGCCAACCCGGCGTTCCGCCAGCCGTTCGAGTACTTCGACAAGGGCTCGATGGCGACCGTGTCGAGGTTCTCGGCCGTGGCGAAGGTCGGCCGCCTGGAATTCGGCGGGTTCATCGCCTGGCTGGCGTGGCTGGCGCTGCACCTGGTGTACCTCGTCGGGTTCAAGACCAAGATCGTCACGCTGATCTCCTGGACGGTGACGTTCCTGTCGACCAAGCGTGGGCAGCTCACGATCACCGAACAGCAGGCGTATGCCCGAACGCGAATAGAGGAACTCGAGGAGATCGCCGCGGCGGTCACCGAGACCGAACGGGAGAGGGAGCAGGCGGCTAGTTAG
- a CDS encoding LLM class F420-dependent oxidoreductase codes for MTIRLGLQIPNFSYGTGVAEIFPTVIAQAREAEAAGFDSVFLMDHFYQLPGLGTPDQPMLEAYTALGALATATERVQLGTLVTGITYRNPTLLAKEITTLDVISAGRAILGIGTGWFELEHDSLGFEFGTFTDRFNKLGEALEIILPMLEGKRPTFEGKYYRTQEAMAEPRFRDHIPLMIGGSGEKKTIPLAARHFDHLNIIAGFDELPRKIEVVRQKCEEIDRDPATLETSMLVVAIIDENVTGDVIPDDFKQQAVYGSAEQIVDQIKTKVLDAGVDSVILSPVTSLTGYQPGGLTEVAALLKPVLGV; via the coding sequence GTGACGATCCGACTCGGACTCCAGATTCCCAACTTCTCCTACGGCACCGGTGTCGCCGAAATCTTCCCCACCGTCATCGCCCAGGCCCGCGAGGCCGAGGCCGCCGGTTTCGACTCGGTGTTCCTGATGGACCACTTCTATCAACTGCCGGGTCTCGGTACCCCCGATCAGCCCATGCTCGAGGCCTATACCGCGCTGGGCGCGCTGGCCACCGCAACCGAGCGGGTCCAACTGGGCACGCTGGTCACCGGCATCACCTACCGCAACCCGACGCTGCTGGCCAAGGAGATCACCACGCTCGACGTGATCAGCGCCGGCCGTGCGATCCTCGGTATCGGCACCGGCTGGTTCGAACTCGAGCACGACTCGCTGGGTTTCGAATTCGGCACCTTCACCGACCGGTTCAACAAACTCGGCGAGGCGCTGGAGATCATCCTGCCGATGCTCGAAGGGAAACGCCCCACCTTCGAGGGCAAGTACTACCGAACCCAGGAGGCGATGGCCGAGCCGCGATTCCGCGACCACATCCCGCTGATGATCGGTGGCAGCGGCGAGAAGAAGACGATCCCGCTGGCCGCACGCCACTTCGACCACCTCAACATCATCGCGGGCTTCGACGAGCTGCCCCGCAAGATCGAGGTCGTCAGGCAGAAGTGCGAGGAGATCGACCGCGACCCGGCGACGCTGGAGACCAGCATGCTGGTGGTGGCGATCATCGATGAGAACGTCACCGGCGACGTCATCCCGGACGACTTCAAGCAGCAGGCGGTCTACGGCAGCGCCGAGCAGATCGTCGACCAGATCAAGACCAAGGTGCTCGACGCGGGCGTCGACAGCGTGATCCTGAGCCCCGTCACCAGCCTCACCGGATACCAGCCGGGGGGCCTCACCGAGGTCGCCGCCTTGCTCAAGCCCGTCCTTGGTGTTTGA
- a CDS encoding SDR family oxidoreductase → MAMEVLVTGGDTDLGRTIAEGFREDGHRVVIGGSRREDLEITAKELDVDSIVFDNTDPASLEEARPLFPHHLDALINVPAPQYAPADPRMFGLADHAIAWRRALDTTVLSAVLTVQIVGDHLRSGGSIVNVIPENVVIARVREGSVDAAIKAALSDWTAGQAAHFGTRGITVNAVAPGKGAEPSYDGLSITPPAVAPEIARLALFLSTPAARHITGQTMHVSRGAVANFG, encoded by the coding sequence ATGGCGATGGAGGTGCTGGTCACCGGCGGCGATACCGATCTGGGTCGGACGATCGCGGAGGGCTTCCGCGAGGACGGACACCGGGTCGTGATCGGCGGGTCGCGGCGGGAGGATCTCGAGATCACCGCCAAGGAACTCGACGTCGACTCGATCGTGTTCGACAACACGGACCCGGCCAGCCTCGAAGAGGCCCGTCCGCTGTTCCCGCATCACCTCGACGCGCTCATCAACGTGCCCGCACCGCAGTACGCCCCTGCTGACCCGCGCATGTTCGGTCTGGCCGACCACGCGATCGCCTGGCGTCGCGCATTGGACACCACCGTGCTGTCCGCGGTGCTGACCGTCCAGATCGTCGGCGACCATCTGCGTTCGGGCGGCTCGATCGTCAACGTGATCCCGGAGAACGTCGTCATCGCGCGGGTCCGCGAAGGCAGCGTCGACGCCGCGATCAAGGCAGCGCTCTCGGACTGGACTGCCGGCCAGGCCGCCCACTTCGGCACCCGCGGGATCACGGTGAACGCCGTCGCGCCCGGCAAGGGCGCCGAGCCGTCCTACGACGGCCTGTCCATCACACCGCCCGCCGTGGCCCCCGAGATCGCCCGGCTTGCGCTGTTCCTGTCGACGCCGGCGGCCCGCCACATCACCGGCCAGACTATGCATGTCAGCAGAGGTGCAGTGGCGAACTTCGGCTAG
- a CDS encoding ABC transporter permease, which produces MTEGSALPRWIYVPAAVGALFVALPLVAVAAKVNWPQFTTLVTSESSVAALVLSLQTAAASTVLCVVLGVPMAMVLARGPSRAVRAVRPVILLPLVLPPVVGGIALLYAFGRLGLVGRYLDAAGIQIAFTTTAVVLAQTFVSLPFLVIALEGAARTAGTDYEVVAATLGAGPSTVWWRVTLPLLAPGLVSGSVLAFARSLGEFGATLTFAGSREGVTRTLPLEIYLQRESDADAAVALSVLLVAVAAAVVIGLGSRRLRAQGWT; this is translated from the coding sequence GTGACCGAAGGCTCCGCGCTGCCCCGGTGGATCTACGTTCCGGCCGCCGTCGGCGCGCTGTTCGTGGCCCTGCCGCTGGTGGCCGTCGCGGCGAAGGTCAACTGGCCGCAGTTCACCACCTTGGTGACCAGCGAGTCGTCGGTGGCGGCGCTGGTGCTGAGCCTGCAGACGGCGGCGGCCAGCACGGTGCTGTGCGTGGTGCTGGGTGTGCCGATGGCGATGGTGTTGGCCCGCGGCCCGTCGCGTGCCGTGCGCGCGGTGCGTCCGGTGATCCTTCTGCCGCTGGTGCTGCCCCCGGTGGTGGGCGGGATCGCCCTGCTCTACGCCTTCGGGCGCCTCGGCCTGGTCGGGCGGTACCTCGACGCCGCAGGGATCCAGATCGCTTTCACCACCACGGCCGTCGTGCTGGCGCAGACGTTCGTGTCCCTGCCGTTCCTCGTCATCGCCCTCGAAGGGGCGGCGCGGACCGCGGGCACCGACTACGAGGTCGTCGCCGCCACCCTGGGCGCGGGACCGTCGACCGTGTGGTGGCGGGTGACGCTTCCCCTGCTCGCCCCCGGCCTGGTGTCGGGTTCGGTGCTGGCGTTCGCGCGTTCCCTCGGCGAATTCGGTGCAACGCTGACGTTCGCGGGCTCCCGTGAGGGTGTCACCCGGACCCTTCCGCTGGAGATCTACCTACAGCGGGAGAGTGACGCCGACGCGGCGGTGGCATTGTCGGTGCTGCTGGTCGCGGTCGCGGCGGCGGTGGTCATTGGCCTGGGAAGCCGCCGCCTGCGCGCGCAGGGCTGGACATGA
- a CDS encoding sulfate/molybdate ABC transporter ATP-binding protein, which yields MTGLVLRARVDRRGVDVEFSVGPGEVLAVLGPNGAGKSTALHVIAGTVRPDDGVVRVGDRLLTDTSAGVQVPTHRRRVGLLLQDALLFPHLRVVANVAFGLRGTGRGRTETVAGAHHWLAEVGAAGLADRMPRQLSGGQAQRVALARALAAEPEVLLLDEPLAGLDVAVAGAMRRVLREVLTRGGRSAVLVTHDLVDVATLADHVVVIDGGRIAEAGPATSVLAAPRSPFGARFAGVNLVAGVAADGGVVCAGGTDWHGVATAGVVTGEPAVAIFRPAAVAVYRDRPHGSPRNTVEVTVAEVDVSGPAVRVRAAEQPDGAPGLAADITAESAAELRLTPGDRVHMTVKAQEVGLYPAP from the coding sequence ATGACGGGACTCGTGTTGCGGGCGCGCGTCGATCGGCGCGGCGTCGACGTCGAGTTCTCGGTCGGCCCTGGCGAGGTGCTGGCGGTCCTGGGACCCAACGGCGCAGGCAAGTCGACGGCGCTGCACGTGATCGCCGGGACAGTGCGGCCGGACGACGGCGTGGTGCGTGTCGGTGACCGCTTGCTCACCGACACCTCCGCAGGCGTGCAGGTGCCGACCCACCGTCGCCGGGTCGGCTTGTTGCTTCAGGACGCGCTGTTGTTCCCGCATCTGCGGGTGGTCGCCAACGTCGCGTTCGGGTTGCGCGGAACCGGCCGTGGACGGACGGAAACCGTTGCCGGAGCGCATCATTGGCTTGCCGAAGTAGGCGCCGCCGGACTGGCCGACCGCATGCCACGGCAGCTCTCCGGCGGCCAGGCGCAGCGGGTGGCGCTCGCGCGCGCGCTGGCCGCCGAGCCCGAGGTGCTGCTTCTCGACGAACCGTTGGCCGGCCTCGACGTCGCCGTTGCGGGCGCGATGCGCAGGGTGCTGCGGGAGGTCCTGACCCGGGGCGGCCGCTCGGCGGTCCTGGTCACCCACGATCTCGTCGACGTCGCCACACTGGCCGACCACGTGGTCGTCATCGACGGCGGCCGGATCGCCGAAGCGGGCCCCGCGACATCGGTGCTGGCGGCGCCGCGCAGCCCGTTCGGGGCGCGCTTCGCCGGCGTGAATCTGGTGGCGGGCGTCGCAGCCGACGGCGGTGTGGTGTGTGCCGGCGGAACGGACTGGCACGGCGTCGCGACAGCCGGGGTCGTGACGGGCGAACCCGCGGTGGCGATCTTTCGGCCCGCGGCCGTCGCGGTGTACCGGGACCGTCCACACGGAAGTCCGCGCAACACGGTCGAGGTCACGGTCGCCGAGGTGGATGTGAGCGGACCCGCGGTGCGGGTGCGGGCGGCGGAGCAGCCGGACGGTGCGCCGGGTCTCGCCGCCGACATCACTGCCGAATCGGCCGCCGAATTGCGGCTGACGCCGGGCGACCGCGTCCACATGACGGTGAAAGCCCAGGAAGTGGGGCTGTATCCGGCTCCGTAA